The following DNA comes from Mycoplasma phocoenae.
ACGATGATTTTATAAAAATTTTCTTATTAAGAACTATGCAAAAAGCTAAATATTCTGAAGCTAATATCGGGCATTTTGGATTAGCTAGTGAGTGTTATTCGCACTTTACTAGTCCGATTCGTCGTTATCCAGACTTGCTTTTACATAGGTTAATAAGGGATTATATCTTCAATAATCAATCATTAAATGATGAACAAAAAGATGAGTTAAATGAAAAGGTTAAACAAATTAGTATTTCTACATCTGATACCGAAAATGTTGCACTAGTTGTTGAACGTGGCGTTACTGATGTTAGAAAAGCTGAATTTTTTCAGTCATTCATAAATAAAGAATTTAAAGCCACATTAATCACTTGTGAAAAATTTGGAATATTTTTCGAATTAGATGAATACAAAACCTCTGTGTTAGTTAGATACGAAGAAATCGAAAATGACAACGTTATACAATTGTCAACATATGAAGCTAAAGGTAAAACAAAACACTTTAAAGTGGGTGAAACATATAGAATATTAATTACTGAAACGGATGCAATCAAAGGAACTGTTTCAGCAAAAATATTGGAGTAGTAAATGAAAATAATTGCAAAAAATAAATTTTCAAAAATGGAATATGATGTGATTGAAAAATATGAATGTGGAATTGTTTTGGAAGGGTGAGAAGTCAAATCATTACGTGCTAACAATGTCAATCTAAAAGGTTCATTTTGTAATATTAAAAATGATGAATTATTTTTAGTGAACACTCATATAGGTCAGTATATGCATGTCGTTGCTGATTATGAACGTACAAGAAAATTACTTTTACACAAAAAAGAAATTTATCGAATTAGATTCAAAAAAGAACAACAATCATTACAAATCATTCCAACAATGTTTTACTGAAAAGATAACAACATAAAAATAGAAATTGCATTAGTTAAACATTTGAAAGTGCATGATAAAAGAAATAAAATTATTAAAAATGAACAAGATAAAAAGTTGAAAAAAATAATAGCAAATTACACATAGAAAGGATGAATATGGCAAGAATCGTAGTTGGTTTAAGCGGTGGAGTAGATTCTAGTGTTTGTGCTCATTTATTGAAAGAACAAGGGCATGAAGTTATAGGATTATTTATGAGAAATTGAGATAGCTTTTTGAACAATGATTTTAAGGGAAATGAAAAAATATCTCAAAACATATGTCCGCAAGAACAAGATTATTTGGACGCTGTCGCAGTAGCTAAAAAAATAGGGATTGAAATACATCGTGTTGATTTCGTTAAAGAGTATTGGGACAATGTGTTTACTTATTTAATAAACGAGTATAAACAAGGTAGAACACCTAATCCAGATATTTTTTGTAATAAATATATAAAATTTGACGCATTTTTAAAGCATGCATTCAATAATCTAAACGCCGATTTTATTGCCATGGGTCACTACGCAAAAACGATAAATGGTGAGTTGTATCGGGCGAAAGATGTTAACAAAGATCAAACATATTTTTTAGCGCAATTAAACAATGAACAATTGTCTAAAACAATTTTCCCTTTAGCAGAATATAACAAAACTGAAATAAGACAAATTGCTACCGAAGCGGGATTAATCACAGCAGATAAAAAAGATTCAACAGGAATTTGTTTTATTGGGGAAAGGAGATTTACTGAATTTCTTCAAAATTACATTCCAGCTCAGCCTGGAAAAATTATTGATATAGCAACTAATTCTGTTGTTGGTGACCATCCTGGCGCCATGTATTACACAATCGGGCAAAGAAAAGGGTTGAATCTGGGTGGATTTGAAAAACCTTATTTTGTGGTTGGACACAATATTGCTAAAAAACAAATTTATGTCGCAAATGAAGATAATAAACATTATTTACAAAGCGATAAATTAGTTGCAAATGATTTCAATCTTATTGCAAAAGAATATTCAGCAAATAACTTAACGGCTAAATTCCGTTATAGACAAAAAGATATTCCAGTAACAATGCGGTTATTGGATGATAATAAAGTAGAAGTTACTTATCCACTTACTGAAGCCGTTACCCCAGGACAAGAGCTAGTTATTTATGATGGCGAAAAAGTTGTGGGTGGAGCAATTATTGACAAAGTTTATTTAGACAATAAATTAAAAACATTTTTATATGAGGAGAAACAATGTTAACATCAAAACAAATTAGACAGATGTGATTAGACTTTTTTGCATCAAAAGACCATTTAAAGGTGGATTCGAAAAGCTTAATACCTGTAAATGATCCATCGTTATTATGAATCAATAGCGGTGTAGCTACATTAAAAGATTTTTTTAGCGGAAAAAAAATTCCACCACACCCAAGATTAACTAACTCACAAAAATCAATCAGAACAAATGATATTGAGAATGTTGGAATCACAGCTAGACACCACACATTCTTTGAAATGTTAGGTAACTTCAGTATTGGTGATTATTTTAAGGAAGAAGCAATTGAATTTGGATATGAATTCATATTCGATGTTTTAAAAATTGAAAAAGACAAAATTTATATAACATATTTTGAAGAAGATCACGATACATACAATAAATGAATTTCATTAGGAATTGATGAAAGTCATTTAATTAAAGGAACAAGAGATACAAACTTTTGAGATGTAGGTCAAGGACCTTGTGGACCAGACACCGAAATATTTTATGATCGTGGAGAAAAATATGATTCAAGAGGTATTGAATTATTAAAAGAAGATATTGAAAATGATCGTTATATAGAAATTTGAAACATAGTATTTAGTCAATTCAATAATGACGGAGAAAATAATTACACTGAACTTGCGAATAAAAACATTGATACTGGTGCAGGTTTGGAAAGAATCACATCAATAATGCAAGATGCACCAACAAACTTTGACACTGATTTATTTCAAGGTATTATTAAGGAAATTGAAAAACTTACAACGTTTAAATACGATATTAATAACTATTTCACAAAAGAAAAAAATCAAGCAATAATAAATACTCAATTCAAAATCATAGCTGATCACATTAGAGCTTCAGTCAATGCTATTAATGATGGAGTAAAACCATCAAATGTTGGTAGGGGTTATATTATTCGTCGTTTAATTCGTCGTAGTTATCGTTCAGGATTAAAATTAAAAATCACAGATAAAACTTTTTTACATAAATTGGTACAAGCTGTTTCTGATTCATTAATTTATGACATAAACGTAAAAGAAGTATCAAATGTTATTAAAGAAGAAGAAAAACTATTCTCTAAAACAATTAATCAAGGTGAAAAATTACTTGAAAAAGAAATTGAAAAAAATGGAAACATTTCTACAGCTATTGCTTTCAAAATGTTTGACACATACGGTTTCCCAATAGAATTGACAAATGAAATTTTGATTGAGAAAAATTTATCAATTGATATTAAAGAATTCAATAAGTTTTTAGAAGAACATAAAAATAAATCAAGATCTCAAACTTCAGATGCAATGGAAAAAGTAATTTTATCCTTAGATAATATTGAAGGGGTTGTTTCAAAATTCACTGGATATGAAACAACGGAACAAAAAACTACAGTTGTAAGTATATTTAATGAAACAGAAGAAATAGATAGAACAAGCGACGAAGAAGAAGTTTCATATCTTGTTTTAAAAGAAACACCATTTTATGCGACATCTGGTGGACAATTCCATGACTTTGGTTACATCAAACAAAATGATAATGTTATTGAAATATTAGATGTTTTCAAAGATAAACATTGAAACCACATTCACAAAGTTAAAGGAATTATAAATAATAAAGATTCAGTAGAGTGTTTCGTTAACAAAAAAATGCGTGAAGGATACATGAGAGGGCATTCAGCAACTCATATATTATTCTCCGCATTAAGAGCAACATATACTGAAGACAAAATTGAACAATTGGGATCAAGCATAATGCATGATTATTTTACATTTGATTTCCCATTAAACCAAAAACCTACACCAGAAGAAGTTAAACAAATTGAAAAAACAATGCGTGAATATATTGCACAAGATGTTAAAAGAGAATACCATATAATGAGTGTTAAAGAAGCTGAAAAAATTGGGGCCTACATGACAATCAGTGAAAGTGATTATCACGATCAAAGTGCTGTACGTGTAGTTAAATTCGATGGTATCACCACTGACTTATGTGGAGGTACTCACTCACCATCTACTGGATTTATTCAAGATTTTAAAATAACTTCAATAGAAAACAAAGGTACCGGTATTTATAGATTAAGAGTAGTCACTTCAAATGAATTAGTTAAAAATTACTTAAAAGAAGAAATAGAAAAATATTCAGAAACAATAAATTCTGTAATCAACAAAAACAAAGAATTAAATAGTGATTATTCAAAAAAATGTCCAATCAAAAATGAATTCACAAATAACATTGAAATGGAAGAATTTATTGATCAATTAAAAGAATTTGAAAATTCTATAAGAGAAGATTACAAAGAATTGTACAAACAAAAACAAAATGTGTCAATTGATTTAACTAAATTTATTCCAGTTGAATTGAATAACAAAACCATAATTTTTGCAGCCATTGATAATATGGGGCAAAACAAAAAAACAGCCATTGAATTGAGAGAGAAATACCCTGAAGCTTTAATATTTGCTTTAACAATCAACGATGGGAAAGCGTTTTTAGTTGTAGCTTCATTAACTGAAGATGCAAACTATTATGCACAACAAGTATTTAAACAATACAATGGAAAAGGTGGTGGTAATAAAATCACCAGTCAAGGTAGT
Coding sequences within:
- the alaS gene encoding alanine--tRNA ligase; the protein is MLTSKQIRQMWLDFFASKDHLKVDSKSLIPVNDPSLLWINSGVATLKDFFSGKKIPPHPRLTNSQKSIRTNDIENVGITARHHTFFEMLGNFSIGDYFKEEAIEFGYEFIFDVLKIEKDKIYITYFEEDHDTYNKWISLGIDESHLIKGTRDTNFWDVGQGPCGPDTEIFYDRGEKYDSRGIELLKEDIENDRYIEIWNIVFSQFNNDGENNYTELANKNIDTGAGLERITSIMQDAPTNFDTDLFQGIIKEIEKLTTFKYDINNYFTKEKNQAIINTQFKIIADHIRASVNAINDGVKPSNVGRGYIIRRLIRRSYRSGLKLKITDKTFLHKLVQAVSDSLIYDINVKEVSNVIKEEEKLFSKTINQGEKLLEKEIEKNGNISTAIAFKMFDTYGFPIELTNEILIEKNLSIDIKEFNKFLEEHKNKSRSQTSDAMEKVILSLDNIEGVVSKFTGYETTEQKTTVVSIFNETEEIDRTSDEEEVSYLVLKETPFYATSGGQFHDFGYIKQNDNVIEILDVFKDKHWNHIHKVKGIINNKDSVECFVNKKMREGYMRGHSATHILFSALRATYTEDKIEQLGSSIMHDYFTFDFPLNQKPTPEEVKQIEKTMREYIAQDVKREYHIMSVKEAEKIGAYMTISESDYHDQSAVRVVKFDGITTDLCGGTHSPSTGFIQDFKITSIENKGTGIYRLRVVTSNELVKNYLKEEIEKYSETINSVINKNKELNSDYSKKCPIKNEFTNNIEMEEFIDQLKEFENSIREDYKELYKQKQNVSIDLTKFIPVELNNKTIIFAAIDNMGQNKKTAIELREKYPEALIFALTINDGKAFLVVASLTEDANYYAQQVFKQYNGKGGGNKITSQGSFQTDLSTEKVFKFIESLI
- the mnmA gene encoding tRNA 2-thiouridine(34) synthase MnmA, whose product is MARIVVGLSGGVDSSVCAHLLKEQGHEVIGLFMRNWDSFLNNDFKGNEKISQNICPQEQDYLDAVAVAKKIGIEIHRVDFVKEYWDNVFTYLINEYKQGRTPNPDIFCNKYIKFDAFLKHAFNNLNADFIAMGHYAKTINGELYRAKDVNKDQTYFLAQLNNEQLSKTIFPLAEYNKTEIRQIATEAGLITADKKDSTGICFIGERRFTEFLQNYIPAQPGKIIDIATNSVVGDHPGAMYYTIGQRKGLNLGGFEKPYFVVGHNIAKKQIYVANEDNKHYLQSDKLVANDFNLIAKEYSANNLTAKFRYRQKDIPVTMRLLDDNKVEVTYPLTEAVTPGQELVIYDGEKVVGGAIIDKVYLDNKLKTFLYEEKQC
- the smpB gene encoding SsrA-binding protein, whose protein sequence is MKIIAKNKFSKMEYDVIEKYECGIVLEGWEVKSLRANNVNLKGSFCNIKNDELFLVNTHIGQYMHVVADYERTRKLLLHKKEIYRIRFKKEQQSLQIIPTMFYWKDNNIKIEIALVKHLKVHDKRNKIIKNEQDKKLKKIIANYT